A single region of the Manihot esculenta cultivar AM560-2 chromosome 12, M.esculenta_v8, whole genome shotgun sequence genome encodes:
- the LOC110628525 gene encoding uncharacterized protein LOC110628525, with protein MGPIVLTQLATGLSVLAGAVLVKSVMDQKPMAGPFQRCPTCNGTGRVTCLCSRWSDGDVGCRTCAGSGRMACSSCGGSGTGRPLPVRITAQPTNRPS; from the coding sequence ATGGGGCCAATTGTCTTGACTCAGCTCGCCACGGGCCTTAGCGTGCTGGCCGGAGCTGTCCTCGTCAAATCGGTGATGGACCAGAAGCCCATGGCTGGCCCGTTTCAGCGTTGTCCAACTTGCAACGGCACAGGTAGAGTCACTTGCCTCTGTTCTCGCTGGTCAGATGGAGATGTGGGTTGTCGGACTTGTGCCGGCTCCGGTCGCATGGCGTGTAGTAGTTGCGGTGGTTCCGGTACCGGTCGACCACTTCCGGTTCGAATAACTGCTCAGCCGACGAACCGCCCGTCGTAA
- the LOC110627425 gene encoding chlorophyll a-b binding protein, chloroplastic — protein MASVCASSAIAAVAISSPSSQKTGSIVGATKASFLNGKKLRLRNHTSPVASRSVTVCVAAEPDRPLWFPGSTPPPWLDGSLPGDFGFDPLGLGSDPETLRWNVQAELVHCRWAMLGAAGIFIPEFLTKIGILNTPSWYDAGKLEYFTDTTTLFIIELIFIGWAEGRRWADILKPGCVNTDPIFPNNKLTGTDVGYPGGLWFDPLGWGSGSPEKIKELRTKEIKNGRLAMLAVMGAWFQHIYTGTGPIDNLFAHLADPGHATIFAAFTPK, from the exons ATGGCTTCTGTTTGTGCTTCTTCTGCCATTGCAGCTGTTGCTATCTCCTCGCCCAG TTCCCAGAAGACTGGATCCATAGTAGGAGCAACAAAGGCTTCTTTTCTTAATGGAAAGAAATTGAGACTGAGAAACCACACATCGCCGGTTGCTTCACGATCGGTTACAGTATGTGTTGCAGCTGAGCCAGATAGACCCCTCTGGTTCCCAGGCAGCACCCCTCCACCATGGCTCGACGGAAG CCTCCCAGGAGACTTTGGCTTTGATCCCTTGGGTCTTG GTTCTGATCCTGAAACCCTGAGATGGAATGTACAGGCAGAGCTTGTGCATTGCAGATGGGCAATGTTGGGTGCTGCTGGTATTTTCATTCCAGAATTCCTAACCAAGATTGGCATCCTAAACACCCCATCATGGTACGATGCTGGAAAACTGGAATACTTCACTGACACAACAACCCTGTTCATTATTGAGCTCATCTTCATCGGCTGGGCCGAGGGGAGGAGATGGGCAGATATTCTCAAGCCAGGGTGTGTCAACACAGACCCCATCTTCCCCAACAACAAGCTCACCGGGACTGATGTTGGTTACCCAGGTGGGCTATGGTTTGATCCTCTTGGATGGGGATCTGGTTCCCCTGAAAAGATCAAGGAATTGAGGACAAAGGAGATCAAGAATGGGAGATTGGCCATGTTGGCTGTGATGGGTGCTTGGTTCCAACACATTTACACAGGAACTGGCCCCATTGACAACCTCTTTGCTCATCTTGCTGATCCTGGTCATGCCACCATTTTTGCT GCTTTCACACCCAAGTGA